The following coding sequences are from one Bradyrhizobium sp. 200 window:
- a CDS encoding extracellular solute-binding protein produces MSSDDYGDAKGALPRPPAKTKGISRRAVLKAGAAATGAAIGSDAIGGFPTIWAQEIKDIELRHVGVSYSVVKAIGDQAAKDLGFKVTMQNLDTSASINRFISQPDSVDIADLEGWQAKLAAKRGVIQGIEVKKIKEFGNILPIFTKGEIDGHKIPRQGISPYEAMYIAKPNATELHDGVTEWATFLPQVYNADSIGYRPDLVGHEVTEWKHLIDPKFKGKAAILDVPAIGIMDAALCFESAGLIKYGNKGNMTKQEIDFTCDKLIELKKAGQFRATWTTFDQSVQLMAAGEVVIQSMWSPAVAAVRVKEIPCVYAPVNVKNGKEGYRGWCNGMGLMKHLSGKKLDAAYEYLNWYLSGWQGGFVGRYGYYSPVPSTAKKFLTAAEWDFWYDGKPAPSVINDPYGVPMEKAGTKRDGGSFLDRVKNISCWNTLMDEAAYMNKRWNDFKIA; encoded by the coding sequence ATGTCTAGTGATGACTATGGTGATGCGAAAGGCGCTTTACCCAGGCCTCCGGCGAAGACGAAAGGCATTTCAAGACGCGCCGTTCTCAAGGCCGGCGCGGCTGCAACCGGCGCAGCAATCGGCTCGGACGCTATCGGTGGATTTCCGACGATCTGGGCCCAGGAGATCAAGGACATCGAACTGCGCCATGTCGGCGTCTCCTATTCGGTGGTCAAGGCGATCGGAGACCAGGCCGCAAAGGACCTCGGCTTCAAGGTCACGATGCAGAACCTCGATACGTCGGCTTCGATCAACCGCTTCATCAGCCAGCCCGACTCGGTCGATATCGCCGACCTTGAGGGGTGGCAGGCCAAGCTGGCCGCCAAGCGCGGCGTGATCCAGGGCATTGAGGTCAAGAAGATCAAGGAATTCGGCAACATCCTGCCGATCTTCACCAAGGGCGAGATTGATGGTCACAAAATTCCGCGGCAGGGCATTTCCCCCTATGAGGCGATGTATATCGCAAAGCCCAACGCGACTGAGCTGCATGATGGCGTCACCGAATGGGCGACCTTCCTGCCGCAGGTCTATAACGCGGACTCGATCGGCTATCGCCCCGATCTCGTCGGGCACGAGGTGACCGAATGGAAGCATCTGATCGACCCCAAATTCAAGGGCAAGGCGGCGATCCTCGACGTTCCCGCGATCGGCATCATGGACGCCGCGCTCTGCTTCGAAAGCGCCGGCCTGATCAAGTATGGCAACAAGGGCAACATGACCAAGCAGGAGATCGATTTCACCTGCGACAAGCTGATCGAACTGAAGAAGGCGGGCCAGTTCCGCGCGACCTGGACTACCTTCGACCAGTCCGTGCAGTTGATGGCCGCAGGTGAGGTCGTGATCCAGTCGATGTGGTCACCGGCGGTCGCCGCGGTCCGCGTCAAGGAAATCCCTTGCGTCTACGCGCCGGTCAACGTCAAGAACGGCAAGGAAGGCTATCGCGGCTGGTGCAACGGCATGGGCCTGATGAAGCACCTGTCCGGCAAGAAGCTCGACGCGGCCTACGAATATCTCAACTGGTATCTATCGGGCTGGCAGGGCGGCTTCGTCGGCCGTTACGGCTATTACAGTCCGGTGCCGTCGACGGCGAAGAAGTTCCTGACCGCGGCGGAGTGGGACTTCTGGTACGACGGCAAGCCCGCGCCCTCGGTCATCAACGATCCCTATGGCGTGCCGATGGAGAAGGCCGGCACCAAGCGGGACGGCGGTTCGTTCCTCGATCGGGTCAAGAACATCTCCTGTTGGAATACGCTGATGGATGAAGCGGCCTACATGAACAAGCGCTGGAACGATTTCAAGATCGCTTGA
- a CDS encoding ABC transporter ATP-binding protein → MTAPATALRVEKVAVHFGGLVALSDMNFTVGEGEIVSLIGPNGAGKTTAFNVVTGFLDPTHGAVSYRGTALNGLKPHQIADLGLIRTFQRTSVFPNDTVYDNLLVGLHRQGRVSLLEAILGLPRARSSQRRLRERASELVERVGLERRAQDPAGSLSYGEQRLVGVALALAAQPSMLLLDEPVSGMNASETHTFVELVRSIRDRGVTILLVEHDMPMVMSVSDRIVVLNYGRIIAEGPPDVIRNDPAVIEAYLGQGATRA, encoded by the coding sequence ATGACAGCTCCAGCGACGGCACTGAGGGTGGAAAAGGTAGCCGTGCATTTTGGCGGGCTCGTCGCACTCTCGGACATGAATTTCACGGTCGGCGAGGGCGAGATCGTCAGCCTGATCGGGCCTAACGGCGCCGGCAAGACGACGGCGTTCAACGTCGTTACCGGCTTCCTGGATCCGACCCATGGCGCCGTGAGCTATCGTGGGACGGCACTCAACGGACTGAAGCCGCATCAGATCGCCGATCTGGGACTGATCCGCACCTTCCAGCGCACCAGCGTGTTTCCGAACGACACCGTTTACGACAATCTGCTGGTCGGCCTGCATCGCCAGGGCAGGGTGAGCCTGCTCGAGGCCATTCTGGGCCTGCCGCGCGCCCGGTCGTCGCAGCGGCGTTTGCGGGAGCGCGCCAGCGAACTGGTCGAACGGGTCGGCCTCGAACGCCGTGCCCAGGATCCTGCCGGCTCGCTGTCCTACGGCGAGCAGCGGCTTGTCGGCGTGGCGCTGGCGCTGGCCGCGCAGCCGTCGATGCTGCTGCTCGACGAGCCGGTCTCCGGCATGAACGCCTCGGAAACACACACCTTCGTGGAGTTGGTCCGCAGCATCCGGGATCGCGGCGTCACCATCCTGCTCGTCGAGCACGACATGCCGATGGTGATGAGTGTCTCGGATAGGATAGTAGTGCTGAACTACGGTCGGATCATCGCCGAGGGCCCGCCGGACGTCATCCGGAACGACCCGGCCGTTATCGAGGCCTATCTCGGGCAGGGAGCGACACGTGCTTGA
- a CDS encoding alpha/beta hydrolase: MTDISSTKNRHSDPRLNWATLSQAERDAAYDNNAAVKNSAALIAERNQMSEALRASRKSFLDMPYGDREKTKIDLYPAAEKAAPCLVFLHGGYWQRNSRELFAMLVEGVAAHSWSVAIPGYSLAPDASLTEVVTEISQSLDWLAQNGASYGISGPVVLSGWSAGAHLVAMALDHPRVAAGLAISGVYDLGPIRDTGLNNALKLTSAEVAALSPLRLPAVHKRLDIVYGTAELPALVFDSIKLHELRTAAGAPGNLFPIEGADHFSILSELRRPDGALVDIARKLVG, from the coding sequence GTGACTGATATCTCGTCGACGAAGAATAGGCATTCGGATCCCCGGTTGAACTGGGCCACGCTTTCCCAAGCGGAGCGCGATGCTGCCTATGACAACAATGCGGCGGTAAAAAACAGCGCAGCGCTGATCGCTGAAAGAAACCAGATGTCCGAAGCGCTGCGCGCCAGCCGCAAATCGTTTCTGGATATGCCGTATGGCGACCGCGAAAAGACGAAGATCGATCTCTATCCGGCCGCCGAGAAGGCAGCCCCCTGCCTGGTGTTCCTGCACGGCGGTTACTGGCAGCGCAATTCGCGCGAATTGTTTGCCATGCTGGTCGAAGGCGTCGCAGCGCATAGCTGGTCGGTCGCTATTCCCGGATATTCGCTGGCTCCGGACGCGTCGCTGACGGAGGTCGTGACGGAGATATCCCAGTCGCTCGATTGGCTGGCCCAAAACGGAGCCTCGTACGGTATCTCCGGGCCCGTCGTGCTCTCGGGCTGGTCGGCCGGCGCTCACCTCGTCGCAATGGCACTCGATCACCCGCGCGTCGCCGCGGGGCTGGCGATTTCCGGCGTGTACGATCTTGGACCCATCCGCGATACGGGCCTTAACAATGCGCTGAAGCTAACCAGCGCGGAAGTCGCGGCATTATCGCCACTTCGCCTGCCCGCCGTCCACAAGCGGCTCGACATTGTCTACGGCACGGCCGAGCTGCCGGCGCTGGTTTTCGATTCAATCAAGCTTCATGAATTGCGCACCGCCGCTGGCGCGCCGGGCAATCTTTTCCCGATCGAAGGTGCAGACCATTTCAGCATTCTCAGCGAGCTACGTCGTCCTGACGGTGCGCTTGTCGATATCGCCCGAAAGCTCGTCGGATAA
- a CDS encoding ABC transporter ATP-binding protein: MLEIRDMVCGYGGVTALRGISLEVKAGQLVALIGANGAGKSTTLRAISGLVAPRSGSMLFEGKDIAGARPPRVVASGIAHCPEGRRVFPHMTVEENLDMGAYLRSSAAEIAVDRDRIYAEFPRLADRKRQAAGTLSGGEQQMLAIGRALMSRPRLIMFDEPSLGLAPNIVERTFAIIRSIRDAGTTVLLVEQNAFAALEMCDHAYLLEGGRIVLSGPGADMIENEHVRKAYLGG, encoded by the coding sequence GTGCTTGAGATCCGCGATATGGTGTGTGGCTATGGCGGTGTCACGGCGTTGCGCGGCATTTCGCTGGAGGTCAAGGCCGGGCAACTCGTCGCCCTGATCGGCGCCAATGGCGCCGGCAAGAGCACCACGCTGCGCGCGATCTCCGGGCTCGTTGCGCCACGCTCGGGGTCGATGCTGTTCGAGGGCAAGGACATTGCGGGCGCCAGGCCGCCGCGCGTGGTGGCGAGCGGGATCGCGCATTGTCCGGAAGGACGGCGGGTATTTCCGCACATGACGGTCGAGGAAAATCTCGACATGGGGGCCTATCTGCGTAGCAGTGCTGCCGAGATCGCTGTGGACCGCGATCGGATCTATGCCGAGTTTCCGCGCCTGGCGGACCGCAAGCGGCAGGCGGCCGGCACGTTGTCGGGCGGCGAACAACAAATGCTGGCGATCGGCCGGGCGCTGATGTCGCGGCCGCGCTTGATCATGTTCGACGAGCCTTCCCTTGGACTCGCACCCAACATCGTCGAGCGAACTTTCGCGATCATCCGCAGCATCCGCGATGCCGGAACGACGGTCCTGCTGGTGGAGCAGAACGCGTTTGCGGCGCTCGAGATGTGCGACCACGCCTATCTGCTGGAAGGCGGCCGCATCGTTCTGTCCGGACCGGGCGCCGATATGATCGAGAACGAGCACGTGCGAAAGGCCTATCTTGGCGGATGA
- a CDS encoding Rieske (2Fe-2S) protein, producing the protein MADEQPATALSGDGQWMPACGLSRLISQTIVCVRVTGVDLILVWSEGRAVACERMCPHEQADLSLGHLSGGRLFCPRHAASFDLRSGRISYGWPSRPLRLYPVRISDDQVWIDAGAFKAPAT; encoded by the coding sequence TTGGCGGATGAGCAGCCTGCGACGGCGTTATCGGGCGACGGGCAATGGATGCCGGCCTGCGGGCTCAGCCGGCTGATTTCGCAAACGATCGTCTGTGTCCGCGTGACCGGCGTCGATTTGATCCTGGTCTGGAGCGAAGGACGCGCGGTGGCCTGCGAGCGGATGTGCCCGCACGAACAGGCTGACCTCAGTCTCGGACACCTGTCGGGAGGACGCTTGTTCTGTCCCCGTCACGCGGCCTCGTTCGATCTCCGTAGTGGCCGGATTTCCTACGGCTGGCCGAGCCGGCCGTTGCGGCTATATCCGGTCCGGATCAGCGACGATCAGGTCTGGATCGACGCAGGCGCGTTCAAGGCGCCGGCGACCTAA
- a CDS encoding branched-chain amino acid ABC transporter permease, which yields MKSGVAILTVFAFASVPLWLRDPYLMNALITTGIFIIGAMSLNLLLGFTGQLSLGHIAFFGIGAYVSALTSLGFDVGLPFGFRIVHVPWPPIVGFVLAIVVAGLCGYLVGLLSFRVRGAYFVIVTISFAEVVRLVALNWVELTQGPLALTNIPSITIGLPGLGDLTLRTKLQNYYLVLAVAVVTYVLISRLVHSHFGRAMRGLMENETLAVSVGIDVTRTLTLAAVISAGIAGAAGSLYAHYIRIIDPEVFAFINTVTMVIMVITGGKGSLAGPVVGGMIFGLLPVFLRPIMAPEAQWIAYGGVLIVILFVLPRGIVPSLALRFARRRKRVETVAPIAFSERDAKEHA from the coding sequence ATGAAATCAGGGGTCGCCATTCTCACGGTCTTCGCGTTCGCATCGGTGCCGCTCTGGCTGCGCGATCCGTATCTGATGAACGCGCTGATCACGACCGGCATCTTCATCATCGGCGCGATGAGCCTCAATCTGCTGCTTGGGTTCACCGGCCAGCTCAGCCTCGGTCACATCGCGTTCTTCGGCATCGGCGCCTATGTCAGTGCGTTGACTTCGCTTGGTTTCGACGTGGGCCTGCCCTTCGGCTTTCGCATCGTTCACGTTCCCTGGCCGCCGATCGTAGGCTTCGTGTTGGCCATCGTCGTTGCGGGGCTGTGCGGATATCTCGTGGGGCTGCTGTCGTTTCGCGTGCGCGGCGCCTATTTCGTGATCGTGACGATTTCCTTTGCCGAAGTGGTTCGCTTGGTGGCGCTGAACTGGGTCGAACTGACGCAGGGTCCGCTGGCGCTGACCAACATTCCCTCGATTACCATCGGATTGCCAGGTCTTGGAGATCTGACCCTCCGCACCAAGCTGCAGAACTACTACCTCGTGCTTGCCGTCGCTGTTGTCACCTATGTGCTGATCTCGCGCCTGGTCCATTCGCATTTCGGCCGCGCGATGCGCGGGCTGATGGAAAACGAAACGCTCGCGGTATCCGTCGGCATCGACGTGACAAGGACGCTCACGCTGGCGGCGGTGATCTCGGCCGGGATCGCAGGCGCGGCCGGCAGTCTTTATGCACACTACATCCGGATCATCGATCCCGAAGTGTTCGCCTTCATCAATACCGTGACGATGGTGATCATGGTCATCACTGGCGGCAAGGGCTCGCTCGCCGGTCCTGTCGTCGGCGGCATGATCTTCGGGCTGTTGCCCGTGTTCCTGCGCCCGATCATGGCGCCGGAAGCGCAATGGATCGCGTATGGCGGCGTGCTGATTGTCATCCTGTTCGTATTGCCGCGCGGCATCGTGCCGTCGCTGGCGCTGCGATTTGCAAGACGGCGGAAACGAGTCGAAACGGTTGCTCCGATCGCTTTCTCCGAACGTGACGCGAAGGAGCATGCGTGA